Sequence from the Sardina pilchardus chromosome 15, fSarPil1.1, whole genome shotgun sequence genome:
TGAGGAAGGCACAAGTGAGGAAGGCTCCAGCATGCTGGGAGAGGCCAGCGGGGAGGGCTGAGGCAGAGGCAAGGACGAAGAAGACTGTGAAGCTGTGGAACCTCGCTCCTTGCAGAGGGCCTTGAGGGAGTCGACCTCCATCCTAAGCATTGACACATCTTGCTTGACGCTAGAGAGTTCACTTGCCAGATGTTCAATTGTTAGGTCTGACGGTGGTATTGGTGGTGGTGCACTTGGGCCTGAGGTGGAAGTAGATGCCTGGAAACCCCCTTTCAAAGCTGCGAGCTCCTGGGAAATAGCTATTCTTTTGGCCTTTGAAAGGGCCTTTCTCAGGCATGAGCCCTATAAAAAGATTGTGTTTCAAATCGTTTTTAATGTAGCAAAACACATTATCCAATAACATATGATCAATTGAAAAAGTTATACCTTCTGATTGTGTTTTTGGATGAGATGTTTGTCCAGCCGTGAATAAAGCTTGTTTTTGCAGTTGGGCATCGGGCAGCGCAGCTTCCCACTGTACCTCACACCAACTTGAAGTCTTCTTTCATTTGCATCAGCAATGTTGTGAACATCACGCAGGTGACGTGAGAGGTTCGTAACCGCATCGGAGCACTGTGGACACTTCTTCTTTAACTGTTATTGATCAGGtataatagagagagaaatatatgtGACAATAGCTACGGAGTGTTCGAAAACAACTACATGAACTTCCAGAAAAGTTACACAATATTCCACAACAGCTACGTGGACATCCAGAAAAGCTACAAAATGTTCCACGAGAACTACATGAACTTCCAGAAAAACTACACAATATTCCAAATCAGCTGCATGAACTTCCAGGAAAGCTACACTGTGTTCCAAGAGAGCTACATGAACTTccagagaagctacaaaatgtTCCAAGAGAACTACATGAACTTCCAGAAAAACTACACAATATTCCAAATCAACTGCATAAACTTCCAGGAAAGCTGCACTGTGTTCCAAGAGAGCTACATGAACTTCCAGTAAAGCTACGCAATATTCCACGGCAACTACATAAACTGCCAGGAAAGCTACACAATATTCCACAACAGCTACATAAACTGCCAGGAAAGCTGCACAATGTTCCACAACAGCTACATGAACTTCCAGAATAGCTACCCAATATCAACTGCATGAACTTCCAGAAAAGCAGATATAATGAGATATGTCCTTACCCTCATGGTCGCAATTGTCGAAAAGGATGATGAAGTGCCAAGCCTTGCTATTTATACTGATGACGGATTTAACACACCTCCTCATTGGAATGGACCAATTACGTCCACTTCCAAAAAAGCTACATGAACTTCCAGGAGAGCTACACAATGTTCCACAACAGCTACATGAACTTCCAGAAAAGCTACGCTATGTTCATTTAATACAGCTAATAGCCTTGGACAGCTTTATGGATGCAAAGGTGAATAAAAAACATGACTACTTCAgcaatatttcaaacattttaatGAAATATGTGTAGAGTTGACATCAATCTTGCTGTTTGACCATCATTCGAAGTCTGTTACGGATATTTTCAACAGATGCATTCATCTTTCTGCACATTTCACGAAGTGCTGGGTTTTTTTGAAGGGCAATTTCAATATTCCGTTTCCTGATGATCTTCTTCTGGATGTCAAACTGGAAGGCCAGTCTGAGCATGGCTAGGAATTCTGGTGAAAACCACAGCCTTCTCCTAAGTTGCTGTAAAGATTAACAGATCAACTATTAAGCAACAAACTACGTGAATTCAATCAATTCATTATATTTTTTACCTCCACAGGTCGAACCTTACCTTTCTAGAAGTGTTGGCAAGAGGCAGTTTGCCAGATTGGAGCTTTGTTGTCACTGGATCTTCCTTCCCATTCTCTCCCTtcttgctcttgctctttcCATTCTTCCCTCTTGTTTTCTGAATCTTGTGAGCCTTCTCAGGGATCATTTGCTCTCTTGGAAGGGGTTGAGAAGGACTGCTCTTTTGCAGTTTGCCAGAGTGGAGCTTTGTTGTCACCGGAActttcttccctttctttcccttcttgctctttcttttcctccctctctttttccgaCTCTTGCGAGCCTTCTCAGGGATCATTTGCTGTCTTGGAAGGGGCTGAAGAGGACTTCGCAGCAGCTGGGAGAAATCTGCATTTCTCAGAATGCGATCAAGTTCATCCTCTTGGTCGCTCTCAGTAACTGCACTCTCAACCTGTGCACAATATAAAAGGAAGTAAAGCACACTGTAATAAGAGAGTCGATTCCGGAAGAGCAACATCCAGGAATTCCACTTACCCTATAGAATGCAGAGGACTCGGGCTGCTGGTAAGGTGGAATGACTTGAGAGAACCGGTCACCCTCATCTGCTACCTCCTGATCCAGTTTATCCTCCAAACGAATGTTTTTGAGTTCAGCATACATCTTTTGCTCCTCCGATTCCTCAGGTGTTCTGGGTACCTGCCCAGACATGCGCGTGATAAGGAACTGGAACACGTTGCGATGTACAGCTAATGTGAAACAATCAAATTCCAAGAATGCTACTTACCTCTTCCATGTTCTGCGCGTTCTGGTTCTTTTGGCGGGATTTGAATCTGTCCGAGTGTGTGTCATCTAGCACTGTATGGATGTGAAAGGAGAGACGGCAGTATTTAAAGCATTAGCTCACCTACGTCATCTATGAACACGCCTCCTAATTTACTACCACATCCAGAAAAGCTACGCAGTGTTCCAAAACAGCTACATGAACTTCCAGAAAAGCTACGCAATATTCCACGGCAACTACTTAAACTGCCAGGAAAGCTACACAATGTTCCACAACAGCTACATAAACTGCCAGGAAAGCTACACAATGTTCCACAACAGCTACATAAACTGCCAGGAAAGCTACACAATGTTCCACAACAGCTACATGAACTTCCAGAAAGGCTACACAATGTTCCAAATCAACTACATGAACATCCAGAAAAGCTACGCAGTGTTCCAAAACAGCTACATGGACTTCCAGAAAAGCTACGCAATATTCCACAACAACTACATAAACTGCCAGGAAAGCTACGAGCCTTGGATAGCTTTATGGCGGCAAAGGTGAATTAAAGACATGACAACTTCACTTATCACTCAAACATTTTAATGTTATTTGTTCAAACATCTTTTATAGTATAGTATGAGAACCACTATGTAATAAATCATGAGCAGCATGGCGAACATGACCACACTGACAGAGAAAGTGTACACATTgcaaggcgcacacacacatgcaccatctTCACAGTGGCatctgtgagagaaaaagagtattTTTTGTGAAAATAGTGGGAAATTCACTTGATGAGTGCACACAATATGCAATATCAGTGTATCTAAAGAGGAACCACACTTGCCTGCAGCATCCTCCCCTTTCAGCGTCTTGTTCCCGTTGGCTGCCCAGATCGTTCTGGCGAAGCGGTCGCACCGAAACAGCAACTACATGTGGTCAAGCCAGACAGTAACATAGAATTTCAACTTTTTGACAGTAAGGCTGTTGgacataatgaaaataaaacagagtGAAAAGTTCCACACACCTGACATGTTTTCGCTGCGGACTCTCTCCAGTAGCTCATTGTCTCGGTAGCCTCCAGCATGCATCGTCTCATTCGGTTTGATTCTGCTCACACGTGGGTTTGGCTATTTATACCCTTGGTGACGTGTAGTGAAATCTTGCAAATCTATTGGTTATTCAAATGAGAACTGAAAACACTAAGTCATGCAGGCCTGTGAAACCTTTAAAATCGGGATGAATCCTAAAGCACCCAACAATGGACTGGCGAATATTTACGATTTTAATAATGCTGACCGGCGAATTTAGCAGCGCCGTCTGGATCAACTCGACGGACAAGAAACTCCTGGAGAAGGCGGTTGGAGGAAGCGCGACACTGGACTGCCAATTCACCCTGGCCCCGGATGACTTTGGAAATCTGGAAATCGAGTGGACTCGGCTCTCTAAACCTGGCCTAACACCGGACTCTGAAATCATTGTGTATTCCGCCGGGCAGATCTACGATCACTACTACGAGCCTCTCAAAGACAGGGTCCACTTCACTTCCATGGATCCAAGGAGCGGAGATGGCTCCATTAACCTGCTACTGCTGACACCCTCAGATTCTGGGACTTACAGGTGCCAAGTGAAGAAGGTCCCTGGTATCCAGAGAATTACGACCATCCTCCGGGTGATGCAGGCTCCCTCCAAGCCAAGTTGTCACTTAAAGGGCACTGCAGAGGTGGGCGGTAATGTGGTGCTGCACTGCAATGCCGTGGAAGGTGCTATCCCCATCGACTACAACTGGCAGAGAACCACCGAACCCTATGCGCTACCATCGCCTGCCCGTTTAGATGTTACTGCTGGCACGTTCCACATTCTCGGGGCAAAAGAGACTGACTCAGGGACCTATCAGTGCACTGCCAGGAACCGGGTTGGAATGGAGAACTGTATTTTGGATCTGAAGATTGTTCATCCTTCCATGGTTGGCATGATTTCAGGAACAGTAGCAGGCATCCTCGTGGTCCTGGCTGTGATTACCTTCATTGTCTACCGCCGCTACAAGTGCAAGGACGATTTGGTGGAAGAAGACACTGCAAATGACATCAGAGAGGATGCAAGTCCTCCAAAACACAGAAAATTAGTCACCGAAAGCACTGTGTAAAGATGATACTAAAAAATAACATGTAATAAAGAAACTTtaagtgaaaataaatgaaataaaaaaaaccctgaaaaagCCTTcatttgtctttaaaaaaaagggtccctgcctggatctaagtagcagagttggaagttaatgtcgcatttccggaattacaccttattgcctacccgactttaggtgcccaattccccgcagacattcaatagagggtccctgcctggatctaagtagcagagttggaagttaacgtcgcatttctggaattacaccttattgcctacccgactttaggtgcccaattccccgcagacattcaatagagggtccctgcctggatctaagtagcagagttggaagttaacgtcgcatttctggaatatcaccctcctgcctacccgactttaggtgcccaattccccgcagacattcaacagaGGGTCCCTGcatggatctaagtagcagagttggaagtttaagtcgcatttccggaattacaccttattgcctacccgactttaggtgcccaattccccgcagacattcaatagagggtccctgcctggatctaagtagcagagttggaagttaacgtcgcatttctggaatatcaaccTCCAGcttacccgactttaggtgcccaattccccgcagacattcaatagagggtccctgcctggatctaagtagcagagttggaagttaacgtcgcatttctggaatatcaaccTCCAGcttacccgactttaggtgcccaattccctgcagacattcaatagagggtccctgcctggatctaagtagcagagttggaagttaacgtcgcatttctggaatatcaaccTCCAGcttacccgactttaggtgcccaattccccgcagacattcaatacagggtccctgcctggatctaagtagcagagttggaagttaacgtcgcatttctggaatatcaaccTCCTGCTTACCCGACTtagggtgcccaattccccgcagaaattcacgagagggtccctgcctggatcttagtagcagagttggaagttaacgttgcatttctggaatatcaccctcctgcttacccgactttgggtgcccaattccccgcagacattcacgagagggtccctgcctggatctaagtagcagagttggaagttaatgtcgcatttccggaatatcaccgtattgcctacccgactttgggtgcccaattccccgcagacattcaacagagggtccctgcctggatctaagtagcagagttggaagttaaaggcgcatttccggaatatcaccttattgcctaccagactttgggtgcccaattccccgcagacagtcaacagagggtccctgcctggatctaagtaacaGAGTTGGAAGTGGAAGTAACAGTTCTGGAATATGTGCATAAATTCCAtgatttctcctcctcccttaagCCACGCCCCTCCCAGCCCCAGAAGAGTATAAATACAAGGTCCCTAGTGTTACAGACCGCATGGAGAAAAGGAGATGGATAAGAGAAAGCCAGACGGAACACAGGAGCAAAAGGTGCTGGAGAAGATGGCAGAGAGAAAGCCAGACGGAACACAGAAGCAAAAGGTGCTGGAAGGAGGCGAGGGAAAAGACCTGATGCCGAACATGAACCCAAAgccaggagaaacagagagtggaCATCCAGGATCGGGAGGCGGCAAAGGTGGACCTCCGAAGGTCTCAGGAGACACCCAGAGTGAGGGAGGTGCCAAACCCACACCACGCCCGAGATCACCGACTCCCGAGGGCGATATGGAAAAGAGGATTTCATCGAGTCAGCCACAGGATGATGAAGCATCCAAGACTGACACAAAAGATCCCCCTAAGTATTGGGGTGAATCCCTGCCCATTGACTGACTCCCACACTTTTAAGTTTaccttttcatatttttttctgttgtttggcTTTGCAAATAAAGTTAACAAatgttcaaagaaaaaaaaaagtattgttgaaaaatgacgtgaatgaaaaaaatgacaataaaatatgttcaaagtaaaagaaatgtattgtcagaaaaatcaaaacaattacaataaaaaaaacaaatgaaaaaggcctggatctaagtaacagagttggaagttaaagtcgcatttccggaatatcaccttattgcctacccgactttgggtgcccaattccccgcagacattcaatacagggtccctgcctggatctaagtagcagagttggaagttaacgtcgcatttctggaatatcaccttattgcctacccgactttaggtgcccaattccccgcagacattcacgagagggtccctgcctggatctaagtagcagagttggaagttaacgttgcatttctggaatatcaccctCCTGcttacccgactttaggtgcccaattccccgcagacattcaatacagggtccctgcctggatctaagtagcagagttggaagttaacgtcgcatttctggaattacaccttattgcctacccgactttaggtgcccaattccccgcagacattcaatacagggtccctgcctggatctaagtagcagagttggaagttaatgtcgcatttccggaatatcaccgtattgcctacccgactttgggtgcccaattccccgaagacattcaatacagggtccctgcctggatctaagtagcagagttggaagttaacgtcgcatttctggaatatcaccttattgcctacccgactttaggtgcccaattccccgcagacattcaatacagggtccctgcctggatctaagtagcagagttggaagttaacgtcgcttTTCTGGAATATCAACCTCCAGcttacccgactttaggtgcccaattccccgcagacatccaatacagggtccctgcctggatctaagtagcagagttggaagttaaagtCGCATTTCTGGATTATCAACCTCCTGACTACCcaactttgggtgcccaattccccgcagacattcgcgagagggtccctgcctggatctaagtagcagagttggaagttaacgttgcatttctggaatatcaccctcctgactacccgactttgggtgcccaattccccgcagacattcacgagagggtccctgcctggatctaagtagcaaaGTTGGAAGTTAATttcgcatttccggaatatcaccttcctttctacccgactttgggtgcccaatttcccgcagacattcaatagagggtccctgcctggatcttagtagcagagttggaagttaacgttgcatttctggaatatcaccttaatgcctacccgactttaggtgcccaattccccgcagacattcacatgagggtccctgcctggatctaagtaacaAAGTTGGAAGTTAAAGTATTAgttccggaatatcaccttccTGACTACCCGaatttgggtgcccaattccccgcagacagtcaatagagggtccctgcctggatctaagtagcggatttggaagttaacgtcgcatttctggaatatcacgtTCCTgactacccgactttgggtgcccaattccccgcagacattcaatagagggtccctgcctggatctaagtagcagagttggaagttaacgtcgcatttctggaatatcaaccTCCAGcttacccgactttaggtgcccaattccccgcagacattcaacagagggtccctgcctggatctaagtagcagagttggaagttaaaggcgcatttccggaatatcaccttattgcctacccgactttgggtgcccaattccccgcagtcATTCAATAGaaggtccctgcctggatctaagtaacagagttggaagttaaagtcgcatttccggaatatcaccttgttgcctacccgactttaggtgcccaattccccgcagacattcacatgAGGGTCCcttccactgtatgtctatggggaaaagagcacccagagtcaggcaaggaccctccagtggatgtcttgggggaaatgatcaCTCAGAGTCTGGCAGgaaccctccagtggatgtcttggggaaaatgagcacccagagttgGGCAGAGACCCtacagtggatgtcttgggggaaatgagcacccaaagtcaggcagggaccctccactgtatgtctatggggaaaagaacatccagagtcaggcagggaccctccagtgtttgtctagggggaaatgagcacccagagtcaggcagggaccctccagtgtttgtctatggggaaatgagcacccagagtcaggcagggaccctccagtgtttgtctatggggaaaagagcatccagagtcaggcagggaccctccactgtatgtctatggagaaaaaaacatccagagtcaggcagggaccctccaatggatgtctagggggaaatgagcacccagagtcaggcagggactctccagtgtttgtctatggggaaatgagcacccagagtcaggcagggaccctccagtgtttgtctatggggaaaagagcacccagagtctggcagggaccctctagtggatgtctagggggaaatgagcacccagagtcaggcagggaccctccagtgtttgtctatggggaaatgagcacccagagtcaggcagggaccctccagtgtttgtctatggggaaaagagcatccagagtcaggcagggaccctccactgtatgtctatggggaaaagaacatccagagtcaggcaaggaccctccaatggatgtcttgggggaaatgagcacccagagtctggcagggacactatagtggatgtctagggggaaatgagcacccagagtcaggcagggaccctccagtgtttgtctagggggaaatgagcacccagagtcaggcagggaccctccagtgtttgtctatggggaaatgagcacccagagtcaggcagggaccctccagtgtttgtctatggggaaaagagcatccagagtcaggcagggaccctccaatgtaTGTCTATGGAGGAAaaaacatccagagtcaggcagggaccctccaatggatgtcttgggggaaatgagcacccagagtctggcagggaccctctagtggatgtctagggggaaatgagcacccagagtcaggcagggactctccagtgtttgtctatggggaaatgagcacccagagtcaggcagggaccctccagtgtttgtctatggggaaaagagcacccagagtctggcagggaccctctagtggatgtctagggggaaatgagcacccagagtcaggcagggatcctccagtgtttgtctatggggaaaagagcacccagagtctggcagggaccctctagtggatgtctagggggaaatgagcacccagagtcaggcagggatcctccagtgtttgtctatggggaaatgagcacccagagtcaggcagggaccctccagtgtttgtctatggtgaaaagagcacccagagtctggcagggaccctctagtggatgtctagggggaaatgagcacccagagtcaggcagggatcctccagtgtttgtctatggggaaatgagcacccagagtcaggcagggaccctccagtgtttgtctatggggaaaagagcacccagagtctggcatggaccctctagtggatgtctagggggaaatgagcacccagagtcaggcagggaccctccagtgtttgtctagggggaaatgagcacccagagtcaggcagggaccctccggtgtttgtctatggggaaaagagcacccagagtctggcagggaccctctagtggatgtctagggggaaatgagcacccagagtcaggcagggatcctccagtgtttgtctatggggaaatgagcacccagagtcaggcagggaccccccagtgtttgtctatggggaaaagagcatccagagtcaggcagggaccctccactgtatgtctatggagaaaaaaacatccagagtcaggcagggaccctccaatggatgtcttgggggaaatgagcacccagagtctggcagggaccctctagtggatgtctagggggaaatgagcacccagagtcaggcagggactctccagtgtttgtctatggggaaatgagcacccagagtcaggcagggaccctccagtgtttgtctatggggaaaatagcacccagagtctggcagggaccctctagtggatgtctagggggaaattaGCAccgagtcaggcagggaccctccagtgtttgtctatggggaaatgagcacccagagtctggcagggaccctctagtggatgtctagggggaaatgagcacccagagtcaggcagggactctccagtgtttgtctatggggaaatgagcacccagagtcaggcagggaccctccaatggatgtcttgggggaaatgagcacccagagtctggcagggaccctccagtgtttgtctatggggaaatgatcacccagagtcaggcagggaccctctagtgtttgtctatggggaaaagaacatccagagtcaggcagggaccctccaatggatgtcttggggaaatgagcacccagagtccggCAGGGacactccactgtatgtctatggggaaaagaacatccagagtcaggcagggaccctccaatggatttcttgggggaaatgagcacccagagtccggcagggaccctccagagGATGTCTAAGGGGAAATTAGCACccaaagtcaggcagggaccttcCACTGACTGTCTTCACCAAAAGTAgtcaatccggaattgctacctctatttccacatttgctacctgacctccaaAGTCGGGCATcggccctccagtggatgtctgttGGGAAAgaagcacccaaagtcgggcaGGGACCCACCAGTGGATGTctttggggaaatgagcactcaTAGTCAGGCagagaccctccagtggatgtcttgggttaatggagcatccacagttgggcagggaccctccagtggatgtcttgggggaaatgagcgcTCATAGTCAGGCAGAGActctccagtggatgtcttgggtgaatggagcatccacagttgggcagggaccctccagtggatgtcttgggggaaaagagcacccaaagtcaggcagggacactccactgtatgtctatggggaaaagaacatccagagtcaggcagggaccctccaatggatgtcttgggggaaatgagcacccaaagtcggatagggaccctccagtggatgtcttgggggatatgagcacccagagtccggcagggaccctccagtggatgtcttgggggaaaagagcacccaaagtcaggcagggacactccactgtatgtctatggggaaaagaacatccagagtcaggcagggaccctccaatggatgtcttgggggaaatgagcacccagagtcaggcagggacactccagtggatgtctagggggacatgagcacccaaagtcaggcagggaccttcCACTGACTGTCTACACCAAAAATAgtcaatccggaattgctacatctacttccacatttgctacctgacctccaaAGTCGGGCATcggccctccagtggatgtctgttGGGAAAGAAGCACCCAAAGATGGGCAGGGACCCACCAGTGGCtctcttgggggaaatgagcactcaTAGTCAGGCagagaccctccagtggatgtcttgggtgaatggagcatccacagttgggcagggaccctccagtggatgtcttgggggaaatgagcacccaaagtcaggcagggagggaccctccactgtttgtctatggggaaaagagcacccagagtccggcagggaccctccagtggatgtctaggggg
This genomic interval carries:
- the LOC134102313 gene encoding coxsackievirus and adenovirus receptor homolog; translated protein: MLTGEFSSAVWINSTDKKLLEKAVGGSATLDCQFTLAPDDFGNLEIEWTRLSKPGLTPDSEIIVYSAGQIYDHYYEPLKDRVHFTSMDPRSGDGSINLLLLTPSDSGTYRCQVKKVPGIQRITTILRVMQAPSKPSCHLKGTAEVGGNVVLHCNAVEGAIPIDYNWQRTTEPYALPSPARLDVTAGTFHILGAKETDSGTYQCTARNRVGMENCILDLKIVHPSMVGMISGTVAGILVVLAVITFIVYRRYKCKDDLVEEDTANDIREDASPPKHRKLVTESTV